Sequence from the Acidimicrobiia bacterium genome:
GGAAGAGGACGGTCCACATCACCGAGACCGGGGCGAAGGCGTCGGCGCCCACCGCCCGCCCGCCGATCGCCTGCACCAGGTAGGCGGCGAGGGCGCTGAACACCGTCCCGGCGATCATCACCGTGGTTCCGGTGCGATCCTGACGGGACCGGGAGCGTTCCAGCGGGTTCGAGGTCCCGCCTTCGGACGAGATGGAGGTCACCGGCGGGGACGATACACGCACCCGCCGACGGGTCCCGGTCACCCGGTCCGGTGCGGTGGCCCGGGTCGCCCGTAACATGGGCCGGCCTTCTCCGGAGCGAACGCATCATGGGCTCCCCATCCACAGCACACCCCCAGGTGGCCGTCGTGCTCGGCACCCGGCCCGAGATCATCAAGCTCGGGAACCTCGTCCGGCTGCTGGGCGACTCGGCGGCCGTGGTGCACACCGGGCAGCACTTCGACACCAACCTGTCGCGTGTCTTCTTCGAGGCGTTCCGCCTGCCCGACCCGGTCGCCCACCTCGGCGTCGGGGGCGACACCCGTGCCGCCCAGATCGGCCGCGCCACCAGCGCCCTCGGCGAGTGGCTGCGGGCCAACCCGGTGGCGGCGGTGGTGGTGCAGGGCGACACCAACTCGGCTGCGGCCGGCGCCCTGGCCGCCAACGCCTGCGAGGTCCCCCCGGTCCACGTCGAGGCCGGGTTGCGCTCGTTTGACCGTCGCATGCCCGAGGAGCACAACCGGGTGGTGGCCGACCACCTGGCGGAGCTGTGCTGCGCCCCGACCACGGTCAACCTGACCAACCTGCGCGCCGAGGCCATCCCCGAGGAGCGGATCGTGCTCACCGGGAACACGGTCGTCGAGGCGGTGATCGACCTCCTCCCGCCCGCCGAGGAGCGAGCCGCCCTGCTCACCCACCACGGGGTCACGGCGTCGGGGTTCGTCCTCAGCACATTCCACCGGCCGGAGAACGTCGACGACCCCGAGGTGCTGGGGACGATCCTCTCCGAGCTGGCAGCACTGCCCCTACCGGTGATCCTGCCGCTGCACCCCCGCACGGCGGCGCGGGCGGGAGGCGACCCGAGGCTGGCGTCCCTGCTGGGGCGCCTGGTGGCAGTCGATCCGCTCGGGTACCGGGAGTTCCTCGGGCTGGCCGCCGAGTCCGCCCTCCTCATCTCAGACTCGGGCGGGGTGCAGGAGGAGGTCTCGGTCCTGAAGCGCCCGGTGATCGTGGTCCGCCGCTCCACGGAGCGGCCCGAGGTGATCGGTACCTTCGCCGAGCTGGTCGGGGCCGGGCCGGGCATCGGCGAGCAGGCCCGGGCCTGGCTGGGCGACCTGGCAGCGGTGCACGACCGTCTCGCCGGGCTCCCCAGCCCCTATGGGGACGGGACCGCATCGGAGAAGACGGCGGCGGCGATCCGGGAGCGCTTCGGTGCGTGACTCGCTGCGCCGATTGCTGCGCCCGCCCCGGCCCGAGCCACTGCCGGCGCCACACCTCGGGTTCGGCGCCTGGACCGACCTCCGCGGCGAGGTGCTCGGGGTGTGCCACCCGCAGTGGCGGGGTGTGCGGACGGCGGCACACGCCTTCGGAGACCCGGTGGCGGAGACCGCCGACGCCGGCGCCCACGCCGAGGAGATCGTGGCCGGGGCGGCGGCCTCGGGGGTGGGGACTCTGGTGGTCCACGGCTTCCCTCCCGGCGCCGGCCGGCTGCTGCGCACCGCCCGCGATGGGGGCATGGCGACACGGGTGACGGTGCACTCGTCGATGGCGCAGCACGTCGCCGAGGCGGGCGAGGCGGCGATGATGGACGAGGTGGTGGAGCTCGCCAGGGAGGGGGTGGTCGATCGGATCGGGTTCGTCAAGGCGGGCCTGGCCGAGGTGTTCTCCGCCCTGGGGCTGCCGGCGATGCACACGCCGAACCGGGCGCCGCAGATGCCGGTGATCCATCCCTTCGACCCGGGACCGGACGGCCCCCACTTCGGTGTGTTCGGCGACAACTACTGGCGCAAGAACGTGGGCACCCAACTGGGGGCGGTCACCCTGCTCGGGGGAACGGCGCATGTGATGATCCGCCCCCCGGCGCGATACATGGCGGCGATGACGGTCCGCGAGCACGGCGAGATGGACCGGGAATCCTTCCTGTCGGTTCAGGCGGCGATGGATCTCAACCTCTACGCCACCCTTTCCGAGTGCCATCCGATGGGACCGCTGGAGTCGTTCCTGTCGGGGGTCCCCGCCCTTCTCTCCCGCACCTCCGACCTCTTCCGCTCCGACCGGGGCCTGTGGGAAACGGTCACGATGGACAGCCCGGACGACCCGACCCTGGTGGCGGGGGCGGCACGGCGCTTGCTCGACGAGGGTGAGGATGTCGTCACCCGGGCCCGGGCGTGGATAGCCGCCGCAGACGCAGAGGCCCGGGAGCGGTGGGCGCAGTTCCTGTCGTGAAGATCGCATTCGTCCCCCACGGCTACCCCCCATCGGTGGGCGGCGCCCAGAACCTGACGCGGGGTCTGGCCCTCGCCCTGGCGGGTCGGGGGCACGAGGTCCACGTGATCGCACCCGCCGCCGCCGACCCCGAGCACTTCTACACCCCGGGGTCGCCGCTGCTGCCACCCGGGGACACGGGAGACGGCCCGGTGCGGGTCTCCTGGATTCCGGTCGGCGTCCGCCGGCTACTCCCGTT
This genomic interval carries:
- the wecB gene encoding UDP-N-acetylglucosamine 2-epimerase (non-hydrolyzing), giving the protein MGSPSTAHPQVAVVLGTRPEIIKLGNLVRLLGDSAAVVHTGQHFDTNLSRVFFEAFRLPDPVAHLGVGGDTRAAQIGRATSALGEWLRANPVAAVVVQGDTNSAAAGALAANACEVPPVHVEAGLRSFDRRMPEEHNRVVADHLAELCCAPTTVNLTNLRAEAIPEERIVLTGNTVVEAVIDLLPPAEERAALLTHHGVTASGFVLSTFHRPENVDDPEVLGTILSELAALPLPVILPLHPRTAARAGGDPRLASLLGRLVAVDPLGYREFLGLAAESALLISDSGGVQEEVSVLKRPVIVVRRSTERPEVIGTFAELVGAGPGIGEQARAWLGDLAAVHDRLAGLPSPYGDGTASEKTAAAIRERFGA